From the genome of Neodiprion pinetum isolate iyNeoPine1 chromosome 3, iyNeoPine1.2, whole genome shotgun sequence, one region includes:
- the LOC124214089 gene encoding GMP reductase 2-like, with the protein MSKIINDVKLDYKDVLIRPRRSTIRSRADIDLFAEMKFRNSKRIYEGIPIMAANMESTGTFEMAKALSKHGLFTAVHKYNTLEEWKAFAASSPECLHNVSVSVGISPSDLKLLSDIIDAIPEISIISLDIANAHIQVFLESIKQVRSAYPNHTIVAGDVAIPEMVEEIILTGADIVKVGIGGGSVCTTRLKTGVGYPQLSAVLECAHAAHGVGGHIIADGGCINVGDLAKAFGAGADFVMIGGMLAGHDQSGGKIIKRDGKLYSQFYGLCSRAAMEKHYGGVAEYRAAEGKEVEIPYKGDVEATILDMLGGLRSACTYVGAKRLQELYRQTTFIRCTQQSNPVFESAPSK; encoded by the exons atgtcgaaaataattAACGATGTCAAATTAGATTATAAAGATGTTCTAATTCGCCCGAGGAGAAGCACTATTCGAAGCAGAGCGGAC ATCGACCTCTTCGCGGAAATGAAATTCCGAAACTCTAAACGTATTTACGAGGGTATCCCGATAATGGCAGCAAACATGGAAAGCACGGGTACATTCGAGATGGCCAAGGCACTTTCAAAG CATGGACTCTTTACAGCGGTTCATAAATACAATACCTTGGAGGAATGGAAGGCCTTTGCAGCTTCAAGTCCTGAATGTCTTCACAATGTTTCTGTATCCGTTGGAATAAGTCCCAGTGACTTGAAACTACTCTCAGATATTATTGATGCCATTCCAGAAATTTCGATCATTTCTCTGGATATTGCGAACGCGCATATTCAGGTCTTCCTCGAATCCATCAAACAAGTTCGGTCCGCCTACCCAAACCACACAATTGTA GCTGGAGACGTGGCTATCCCAGAGATGGTCGAAGAGATAATATTGACCGGCGCTGATATCGTCAAAGTAGGCATTGGCGGGGGCTCTGTGTGTACCACTCGCTTGAAAACCGGTGTCGGCTATCCTCAATTGAGCGCTGTGCTTGAATGCGCGCATGCCGCACATGGTGTAGGCGGGCACATCATTGCC GACGGAGGTTGCATCAACGTTGGAGATTTGGCCAAGGCGTTCGGAGCCGGTGCTGACTTCGTTATGATCGGAGGAATGTTAGCGGGTCACGATCAGAGCGGtgggaaaattataaaaagagATGGAAAACTTTACTCTCAATTTTATGGATTGTGTTCCAGAGCCGCAATGGAAAAGCACTATGGTGGAGTTGCAGAATACAG GGCCGCTGAAGGGAAAGAAGTCGAAATTCCATACAAAGGCGACGTCGAAGCAACGATATTAGATATGTTGGGTGGCCTGCGTTCAGCGTGCACGTATGTGGGAGCAAAACGACTTCAAGAACTCTACCGACAGACAACATTCATACGTTGTACACAACAGTCTAACCCAGTTTTCGAGTCAGCACCATCAAAATGA
- the LOC138190628 gene encoding uncharacterized protein, which produces MFCAIKPICMLQVTFGIRKKTERPGSKNCNCIRGITRGGYRWSLEVVGGGREGGRGFVLGITRGGYRWLLEVVGDGWRWSEVDEEEDEEEEEIKMDKEDKDLCSESPSMERSADSEGSLLDVDETLERSKEVLGSPFYEEKLRQLSTGQLTELLGEMESLVGALSETLIAEYYYY; this is translated from the exons atgTTTTGTGCTATCAAACCAATATGTATGCTTCAGGTAACATTTGGAATCcgaaaaaaaaccgaacgaccaggatcaaaaaattgcaattg tattcgaggtataacccgaggtggttatcggtggtcgttggaagtggtcggaggtggacgagaaggaggacgaggatttgtgctcg gcataacccgaggtggttatcggtggttgttggaggtagTTGgcgatggttggaggtggtcggaggtggacgaggaggaggacgaggaagaggaggagatcAAGATGGACAAGGAAGAcaaggatttgtgctcg GAAAGTCCGTCAATGGAACGGTCTGCTGACTCCGAAGGATCTCTACTGGATGTGGATGAAACTTTGGAAAGAAGTAAGGAGGTTCTAGGATCACCATTCTACGAAGAAA AACTGCGTCAGCTGTCAACTGGCCAATTAACAGAGCTTCTCGGTGAAATGGAATCCTTGGTCGGAGCGCTCAGCGAAACTTTAATAGCtgagtattattattattaa